The Fundulus heteroclitus isolate FHET01 unplaced genomic scaffold, MU-UCD_Fhet_4.1 scaffold_239, whole genome shotgun sequence genome window below encodes:
- the LOC118559147 gene encoding fibroblast growth factor 18-like isoform X1 — MLLVMCNPLQQVLGVDGVNFSVHVENQTQVRDTMSRRHHRVYQLYSRTSGKHVQVLGRRISAKGEDGDKYAQLVVEADTFGSQVRIRGKETNFYLCMNRRGKLVGKKASNRSADCVFVEMVLENHYTALMSARYSGWYVGFTKRGRPRRGPHTLPNQQDVHFMKRFPPGEQPDLTTPFRFTTISKRVKRVRATGTR, encoded by the exons ATGTTACTGGTGATGTGCAATCCCTTGCAG CAGGTACTTGGCGTGGATGGAGTCAACTTCAGCGTGCACGTGGAGAACCAGACGCAGGTGCGAGACACCATGAGCCGGAGACACCACCGAGTCTACCAGCTCTACAGCCGTACCAGTGGCAAGCACGTCCAGGTGCTGGGACGCAGAATCAGCGCCAAGGGAGAGGACGGAGACAAATATG CCCAGCTTGTAGTGGAGGCAGACACCTTTGGTAGCCAGGTGAGAATCCGAGGCAAAGAAACCAACTTCTACCTGTGCATGAACCGCCGCGGGAAGCTGGTGGGAAAG AAGGCCAGTAACCGAAGCGCTGACTGCGTCTTTGTGGAAATGGTCCTGGAAAACCACTACACGGCTCTGATGTCGGCGCGCTACTCGGGCTGGTATGTCGGCTTCACCAAACGGGGGCGTCCTCGCAGGGGGCCCCACACGCTCCCCAACCAGCAGGACGTACACTTTATGAAACGCTTCCCACCGGGGGAACAGCCTGACCTCACCACACCCTTCCGCTTCACAACCATCAGCAAGCGGGTCAAAAGGGTCCGCGCCACCGGGACACGCTAG
- the LOC118559147 gene encoding fibroblast growth factor 18-like isoform X2: protein MLLVMCNPLQVLGVDGVNFSVHVENQTQVRDTMSRRHHRVYQLYSRTSGKHVQVLGRRISAKGEDGDKYAQLVVEADTFGSQVRIRGKETNFYLCMNRRGKLVGKKASNRSADCVFVEMVLENHYTALMSARYSGWYVGFTKRGRPRRGPHTLPNQQDVHFMKRFPPGEQPDLTTPFRFTTISKRVKRVRATGTR, encoded by the exons ATGTTACTGGTGATGTGCAATCCCTTGCAG GTACTTGGCGTGGATGGAGTCAACTTCAGCGTGCACGTGGAGAACCAGACGCAGGTGCGAGACACCATGAGCCGGAGACACCACCGAGTCTACCAGCTCTACAGCCGTACCAGTGGCAAGCACGTCCAGGTGCTGGGACGCAGAATCAGCGCCAAGGGAGAGGACGGAGACAAATATG CCCAGCTTGTAGTGGAGGCAGACACCTTTGGTAGCCAGGTGAGAATCCGAGGCAAAGAAACCAACTTCTACCTGTGCATGAACCGCCGCGGGAAGCTGGTGGGAAAG AAGGCCAGTAACCGAAGCGCTGACTGCGTCTTTGTGGAAATGGTCCTGGAAAACCACTACACGGCTCTGATGTCGGCGCGCTACTCGGGCTGGTATGTCGGCTTCACCAAACGGGGGCGTCCTCGCAGGGGGCCCCACACGCTCCCCAACCAGCAGGACGTACACTTTATGAAACGCTTCCCACCGGGGGAACAGCCTGACCTCACCACACCCTTCCGCTTCACAACCATCAGCAAGCGGGTCAAAAGGGTCCGCGCCACCGGGACACGCTAG